CGAATCTAAAACAGCATCATTTGCTTTTTTAAAAAGACGTTCTTGCCTGGTTATAAAAGTAGTATCGGTTGTCAAATAGTTTTGAAACTTTTTAAAATCAGCATCGGAAAAGTTAAACTTTTCAACTTCGACAATTTCTTTATTTTCATTAAAATAAGCTATTGCATAGTTAAATATTACTCTGGATTTAATTAATTCTTCGGCCTGACTTGTTTGTTCAGGTATTTTGATCTCGACATCCGGTAAAATCCCTCCTCCGCCAAAAACAGTTCTTCCGTTTTTTGTTGTAAATGTATGAACCCCGGCTTCTGAAAATTTAGGTACATGCCCATTTTCATACCTATTGGCATAATCCAACTCTTGAATACACCTTCCACTTGGAGTATAATACTTGGAAATCGTTACTTTTAATTGTGCCCCATAACTGAGGGGTCTATAACGCTGCACCAATCCTTTCCCAAAAGATCGCACTCCCATAATGACCGCTCTGTCATAATCTTGCAGTGCTCCGCTAACTATTTCCGAGGCAGATGCCGAACTACCGTTAATTAAGGCAATCACCGGTATATCCAAATCTAATGGAGTATTCGCTGCCCTGTATGTATTGCTCCATTTTTTAACCTTTGCTTTTGTAGATACAATCGTGCTTCCTTTCGGCAAAAAGAAATTGGAGATATGAATTGCTTCCAAAAGAGACCCTCCCGGGTTTCCTCTTAAATCGAAAACCAATTTTTTCATTCCGCGTTCCTTCAGCTTTCTAAAAGCTTTTTTTACTTCCACAGATGCTTTATTACTAAATTGTGTAAGCACTATATAACCCGTTTCTTCATCGATCAAATCATAAAAAGGTACCGGATTTATTGTAATTTTTTCCCGGGTCAATTTTATATCGAAACTCGTT
This window of the Flavobacteriaceae bacterium genome carries:
- a CDS encoding PDZ domain-containing protein — protein: MKGRIKRYSGFFILTVFIFISFSFKSDFFEVAKQIEIYNTLFKELNMYYVNEINPAELTTKAIKYTLQDLDPYTNYYNEQDVEEAKIRREGAYAGVGISTYYDKKGIIITEIYKGYSADKNHLKAGDMIIKVDGQYLEDMKSDQMSELLKGAPNSTVEVTVLRNGTSFDIKLTREKITINPVPFYDLIDEETGYIVLTQFSNKASVEVKKAFRKLKERGMKKLVFDLRGNPGGSLLEAIHISNFFLPKGSTIVSTKAKVKKWSNTYRAANTPLDLDIPVIALINGSSASASEIVSGALQDYDRAVIMGVRSFGKGLVQRYRPLSYGAQLKVTISKYYTPSGRCIQELDYANRYENGHVPKFSEAGVHTFTTKNGRTVFGGGGILPDVEIKIPEQTSQAEELIKSRVIFNYAIAYFNENKEIVEVEKFNFSDADFKKFQNYLTTDTTFITRQERLFKKANDAVLDSKFIRQEYNSILKKLTIDKVNQISKNKDVIKELLKETIISGYYYKEGVYKNKLRNDKVILDAVKLLKDTNRYTYILLKK